The Chitinophagaceae bacterium genome window below encodes:
- the guaB gene encoding IMP dehydrogenase: MATRNNSSLSKAVLNKFFGEGYTFDDVLLMPAYSQVLPRETSITTQLTKSIQLNIPMLSAAMDTVTEAGLAIALAREGGIGILHKNMSIEEQAAQVRKVKRSESGLILDPITLHVNATLADALQLMKENKIGGIPIVDLKNKLVGILTNRDLRFETNYKKKVSEVMTSTNLITAPEGTDLKKAQTILSHHKIEKLPVVKKDGTLAGLITYRDMLQVQSHPSAVKDSFGRLLVGAALGITADMLDRAAALQHVGVDVVSLDSAHGHSKGVIDSLKSLKKNFKKLQVIAGNAGTAAGAKALADAGADAVKIGIGPGSICTTRIVAGTGVPQLTAIMEAAHAMKTKGIPVIADGGIRYTGDLVKALAAGASSVMMGSVFAGTEESPGETIIYEGRKFKQYRGMGSIGAMQQGSGDRYFQDVEDGIKKLVPEGIEGRVPFKGNVSEIVHQYTGGLRAGMGYVGAKNIKDLQGAQFVKITNAGMKESHAHDVIITKESPNYSR, translated from the coding sequence ATGGCAACAAGAAATAATTCCTCTCTCAGCAAGGCTGTTCTCAACAAATTTTTCGGCGAAGGTTATACGTTTGATGATGTTCTCCTTATGCCCGCTTATTCCCAGGTTTTACCGAGGGAAACAAGCATTACCACTCAACTTACCAAATCAATTCAGCTCAATATCCCCATGCTTTCAGCAGCAATGGATACTGTAACAGAAGCCGGATTAGCCATTGCATTGGCAAGAGAAGGCGGCATTGGTATTCTGCATAAGAATATGAGTATTGAAGAACAGGCAGCACAGGTACGGAAAGTGAAAAGAAGTGAAAGCGGTTTGATTCTTGACCCCATCACCCTTCATGTAAATGCAACATTAGCTGATGCGTTGCAGTTGATGAAAGAAAATAAGATTGGTGGTATTCCTATTGTTGATCTCAAAAACAAACTGGTCGGCATTCTCACCAACCGTGACCTGCGTTTTGAAACAAACTATAAAAAGAAAGTAAGTGAGGTAATGACATCAACCAATCTTATTACTGCACCGGAAGGTACTGATCTCAAAAAGGCACAAACCATCCTCAGTCATCATAAAATTGAAAAACTTCCGGTTGTAAAAAAAGATGGAACGCTTGCAGGACTTATTACTTACCGTGATATGCTGCAGGTGCAAAGCCATCCAAGTGCAGTAAAAGATTCCTTCGGACGTCTACTCGTTGGTGCTGCCTTAGGCATTACTGCCGATATGCTCGACAGGGCGGCAGCTTTACAGCATGTAGGTGTGGATGTAGTAAGTCTCGACAGTGCACATGGTCATAGCAAAGGAGTGATTGATTCATTGAAGAGTTTGAAAAAGAATTTCAAAAAGCTGCAGGTCATTGCAGGTAATGCAGGAACAGCAGCTGGTGCAAAAGCATTGGCCGATGCAGGAGCAGATGCAGTGAAGATTGGTATCGGTCCCGGTTCTATTTGTACAACACGTATTGTTGCAGGTACAGGTGTACCGCAACTCACCGCTATTATGGAAGCAGCACATGCCATGAAAACAAAAGGCATTCCTGTTATTGCAGATGGCGGCATCCGTTATACAGGTGATCTGGTAAAAGCGTTGGCAGCAGGTGCATCAAGTGTAATGATGGGAAGTGTATTTGCAGGAACAGAAGAAAGTCCCGGCGAAACCATTATTTATGAAGGAAGAAAATTCAAACAATACCGTGGTATGGGTTCCATTGGTGCCATGCAGCAGGGAAGCGGCGACCGTTACTTCCAGGATGTGGAAGATGGAATTAAAAAATTAGTACCTGAAGGAATTGAAGGCCGTGTACCCTTTAAAGGAAATGTGAGTGAAATTGTTCACCAGTACACCGGCGGACTTCGTGCCGGGATGGGTTATGTGGGTGCAAAAAATATCAAAGATTTGCAGGGAGCACAGTTTGTAAAGATCACCAATGCAGGCATGAAAGAAAGCCATGCACATGATGTGATTATTACAAAAGAAAGCCCGAATTATTCCAGGTAA
- a CDS encoding PD40 domain-containing protein → MKRFFTILSLLVSLSVSAQWYDPTKVELKLGYKYGEALNEAKIRNYTKAHQLLDECIAKDSKFVDAWLSKAGIFSEQKKYKQSVETYRKAFNLDSVYFKTFLLPYSIALAGNGEFNEALTAVTTFLQKPNLNERLQKSAAYRKRCYEFAVDYQTKFPVGNYVFTPQNLGDSINTKQLEYFPSIAIDGNSLVFTRRIGQEDFFESEKRNGAWSKAEPLPGNLNTEENEGAQTISQDGKMLIFTGCNMQDGEGSCDLYFSYLTKNGWGERINMGRIINTEYWESQPSLSPDKRALYFAARDPSGLGGSDLFVSYLQQNGTWGTPQNMGPGINTTADESCPFIHADNQTLYFTSKGHPGYGDADLYFVKKQADGSWGKPQNLGYPVNTIDEESSLMISSDGKTGFYAGDGADSRGGLDIYSFELPVQDRPNKTLWVKGNVFDDKTKLGLPSAVELINLATAQTISKVQTDEEGNYLITLPVGNDYAFNVNRKGYLFYSGNFSLKQHSTDTTYTINIPLIPIEVNASIVLKNIFFDTKQSELKPESMIELDKVIQLLKDNPTIKIEIGGYTDNVGKPADNLVLSNSRAKSVINYFLYKGIPIGRLTSKGFGETNPIADNKTEEGRAKNRRTELKVLSK, encoded by the coding sequence TTGAAAAGATTCTTTACGATTTTAAGTTTACTTGTCTCCCTTTCAGTTTCAGCGCAGTGGTACGACCCAACAAAAGTTGAGTTGAAGCTTGGCTATAAATATGGCGAAGCGCTGAACGAAGCAAAAATCAGGAACTATACAAAAGCACATCAGTTACTTGATGAATGTATTGCAAAGGATTCAAAGTTTGTTGATGCATGGTTAAGCAAAGCAGGCATTTTTTCTGAGCAGAAAAAATACAAACAATCAGTTGAAACTTATCGTAAAGCATTCAATCTGGATTCAGTTTATTTTAAAACATTTCTTCTTCCCTATTCAATTGCACTGGCAGGCAACGGTGAATTTAATGAAGCGTTAACTGCTGTCACTACTTTCTTACAAAAGCCAAATCTCAATGAACGTTTACAAAAATCTGCAGCATACAGAAAACGCTGTTATGAATTTGCAGTTGATTATCAAACAAAATTTCCCGTTGGTAATTATGTATTCACTCCGCAGAATTTAGGTGACAGTATCAATACCAAACAGCTTGAATATTTTCCATCGATTGCCATTGATGGAAACTCACTGGTGTTTACAAGAAGAATTGGACAGGAAGATTTTTTTGAAAGTGAAAAGAGAAATGGTGCATGGAGTAAAGCTGAACCTTTACCCGGCAATTTGAATACAGAAGAAAACGAAGGTGCACAAACCATTTCGCAGGATGGAAAGATGCTCATCTTTACCGGTTGCAATATGCAGGATGGTGAAGGAAGTTGTGATCTCTACTTTTCTTATCTCACAAAAAATGGCTGGGGCGAACGCATCAACATGGGCCGCATCATCAATACAGAATACTGGGAAAGTCAGCCAAGTTTATCGCCTGATAAAAGAGCATTATATTTTGCAGCCCGTGATCCATCCGGTTTGGGAGGAAGTGATTTATTTGTGAGTTATCTCCAGCAGAACGGAACCTGGGGAACACCGCAAAATATGGGACCGGGCATTAACACTACTGCTGATGAAAGTTGTCCTTTCATTCATGCCGATAATCAAACATTATATTTTACATCCAAAGGTCATCCCGGATATGGCGATGCTGATTTATATTTTGTAAAGAAGCAGGCCGACGGAAGCTGGGGCAAACCACAGAACCTGGGCTATCCCGTAAATACAATTGATGAAGAAAGTTCACTGATGATTTCCAGTGATGGTAAAACAGGATTCTATGCCGGTGATGGTGCAGACAGTCGTGGTGGTTTGGATATTTACAGTTTTGAATTACCGGTGCAGGACAGGCCAAACAAAACATTATGGGTTAAAGGGAATGTATTTGATGATAAAACAAAACTCGGTTTACCTTCTGCTGTTGAGCTCATCAATTTAGCAACTGCACAAACCATCAGCAAAGTACAAACCGATGAAGAAGGAAATTATCTCATAACACTTCCTGTTGGTAATGATTATGCCTTCAATGTAAACCGAAAAGGATATTTATTTTATTCAGGGAATTTTTCACTGAAACAGCATTCAACTGATACAACTTATACCATCAACATTCCATTGATCCCAATTGAAGTAAATGCAAGTATTGTACTGAAGAATATTTTCTTCGATACCAAACAATCAGAATTAAAACCTGAATCAATGATTGAGCTTGACAAAGTGATTCAGCTGCTGAAAGACAATCCCACTATTAAGATTGAAATCGGCGGCTACACCGATAATGTTGGCAAGCCTGCCGACAATCTTGTACTATCAAACAGCCGTGCAAAATCGGTCATCAACTATTTTTTGTACAAAGGAATCCCCATTGGGCGTTTAACTTCAAAAGGTTTTGGCGAAACCAACCCGATTGCTGATAATAAAACAGAAGAAGGCCGGGCAAAAAACAGGCGCACAGAGTTGAAGGTATTGAGTAAATAA
- a CDS encoding radical SAM protein, translating to MESFYTLQGEGFHQGKAAYFIRLAGCDVGCVWCDVKDSWDAEKHPRFSIEEIVEKAKHESGNSKQQILAVVTGGEPLMHDLTQLTKALHAAGFQTNIETSGSSPLSGEWDWICLSPKKFKAPLPELVPHAHELKVVIFNKSDFDWAEQYAALVSPQCKLFLQPEWDKASQVTPLIIEYIKANPQWELSLQIHKYINVP from the coding sequence ATGGAATCTTTCTATACCCTGCAGGGAGAAGGATTTCACCAGGGCAAAGCAGCCTATTTCATCCGTCTTGCCGGATGTGATGTTGGTTGTGTATGGTGCGATGTGAAAGACAGCTGGGATGCGGAAAAGCATCCCCGCTTCAGTATTGAGGAAATTGTTGAGAAAGCCAAACATGAATCGGGTAACAGCAAACAGCAAATTCTTGCAGTAGTAACAGGTGGAGAACCTTTGATGCATGATTTGACTCAACTTACTAAGGCATTGCATGCAGCGGGATTTCAAACCAATATTGAAACCTCAGGATCAAGCCCTCTGAGTGGTGAGTGGGATTGGATCTGTCTGTCACCAAAAAAATTCAAAGCCCCGTTGCCGGAGCTTGTTCCGCATGCACATGAACTGAAAGTAGTGATCTTTAATAAAAGCGATTTTGACTGGGCCGAACAATATGCAGCACTTGTTTCACCGCAATGCAAACTCTTTCTGCAACCCGAGTGGGATAAAGCTTCACAGGTAACACCACTCATTATTGAATACATCAAAGCAAACCCTCAGTGGGAATTGAGCTTGCAGATTCACAAATACATCAATGTTCCTTAA
- a CDS encoding bifunctional 5,10-methylene-tetrahydrofolate dehydrogenase/5,10-methylene-tetrahydrofolate cyclohydrolase (catalyzes the formation of 5,10-methenyltetrahydrofolate from 5,10-methylenetetrahydrofolate and subsequent formation of 10-formyltetrahydrofolate from 5,10-methenyltetrahydrofolate), which produces MQLLDGKLAAQAIKEELKKKTALIRTSGKRVPHLAAILVGTDGASETYVASKAKNCEEIGFQSTLKRFPETISEEELLREIDRLNNNDNIDGILVQLPLPKHISDDKVINKINPSKDVDGFHPVNLGKMVIGSPTFIPATPYGILLLLQHYKIETKGKHAIVIGRSNIVGTPMSILLSRKANPGNCTVTTCHSATTNLKEICLQGDIIVAGLGKPEFLTADMVKDGAVIIDVGITRVADASKKSGFALKGDVKFDEVAPKSSYITPVPGGVGLMTIAGLLMNTYNAYQQKNS; this is translated from the coding sequence ATGCAACTACTCGACGGTAAACTGGCAGCCCAGGCCATTAAAGAAGAACTTAAAAAAAAGACAGCATTAATAAGAACAAGCGGAAAAAGGGTACCACATCTTGCTGCTATTTTGGTCGGTACAGATGGTGCCAGTGAAACCTATGTGGCTTCTAAAGCAAAGAATTGTGAGGAAATTGGTTTTCAATCAACCCTGAAACGTTTCCCTGAAACCATCAGTGAAGAAGAATTGCTGCGTGAAATTGACAGGCTGAATAATAATGATAATATAGATGGCATCCTGGTTCAGCTCCCTTTACCGAAACATATCAGTGATGATAAGGTGATCAATAAAATCAATCCTTCAAAAGATGTGGATGGTTTCCACCCGGTAAACCTGGGGAAAATGGTGATCGGCTCCCCCACTTTTATTCCGGCAACTCCTTATGGAATTTTATTGCTGCTACAGCATTATAAGATAGAAACAAAAGGCAAGCATGCCATTGTTATTGGCCGCAGCAATATTGTTGGTACGCCCATGAGTATTCTGCTCAGCAGGAAAGCGAATCCGGGCAACTGCACGGTTACTACCTGTCATTCTGCAACCACCAACCTCAAAGAAATTTGTTTACAGGGCGATATTATAGTTGCTGGATTGGGCAAGCCCGAATTCTTAACAGCCGATATGGTGAAAGATGGTGCGGTGATCATTGATGTTGGTATTACAAGAGTAGCTGATGCTTCCAAAAAAAGCGGCTTTGCATTAAAAGGCGATGTAAAGTTTGATGAGGTTGCTCCCAAAAGCAGCTATATCACCCCTGTACCCGGTGGTGTGGGATTAATGACCATTGCCGGTTTATTGATGAACACCTATAATGCTTACCAGCAAAAGAATTCCTGA
- a CDS encoding helix-hairpin-helix domain-containing protein produces the protein MAQEIPTAEQQIENLTEVDEAETEDDSYLQSLQHYKKNKLNLNTATETELKDFPFLSPLQIANFLNYRKLFGRLINLYELQAVPSWDEETIQKFLPYIIVGSAITARQDFRLRLSGGEHSVLSRLTYVLEKSEGFRRKNDTSATSFYPGGRERLLFRYKYIYRNLLQYGITVEKDPGEQWFKGAQKYGFDYYSAHLFVRNVGIIKNLAIGDYTVNMGQGLMQWQSLAFRKSVEITNIKRQASILRPFNSTSEYFFNRGVGITLEKNHFQLTGFASFRKVSGNIFTDTLNAEDYFSSLITSGLHRTKNEQADRNAVQMNSFGGNFSYNVNNLHVGLNAVHFQFNPPYNRDSQPYNNFAFRGKKLSNLSVDWSYTWRNLHWFGEAASHNSSYYALMSGLLMAVDPKIDLSVVYRNIETGYQSIFGNAFTEGTFPTNEKGLFAGASIKPSSKWKLDAYMDIYRFPFLRYRVDAPSNGADYLVQLTHRPNKQIEIYTRYRQESKALNYTADGELNTALVSPVSRKNWRTQILYKVSPTVSLRYRLDAMWYDLNGPLESRGFLTFFDIFYKPELKPFAGNIRLQYFETDNYDSRIYAYENDVLYGFSIPAFSGKGYKYYMNINYDVSEKISFWFRWTQLLFADRRIVGSGLDEIAGNRRTELKMQMMWSF, from the coding sequence GTGGCGCAGGAAATTCCAACTGCTGAACAGCAAATTGAAAACCTCACCGAAGTTGATGAGGCAGAAACTGAAGACGATTCTTATCTGCAATCTCTGCAGCATTATAAAAAGAATAAACTGAATCTGAATACAGCAACAGAAACAGAACTGAAAGATTTTCCTTTTCTTTCTCCGTTACAGATCGCAAATTTTTTGAATTACCGTAAACTGTTTGGCAGGTTGATTAACCTGTATGAATTGCAGGCAGTTCCTTCCTGGGATGAAGAAACCATTCAAAAATTCCTTCCTTATATAATTGTAGGTTCTGCGATAACTGCTCGACAGGATTTCAGGCTGCGGCTCTCAGGAGGAGAACACTCTGTTTTATCAAGACTTACTTATGTGCTGGAAAAGTCTGAAGGGTTTCGCCGAAAGAACGATACTTCAGCTACGAGTTTTTATCCGGGAGGTAGAGAAAGGCTGCTGTTCAGGTATAAATATATCTACCGAAATTTGTTGCAATATGGAATAACTGTAGAAAAAGATCCCGGCGAACAATGGTTTAAAGGAGCACAGAAATATGGGTTTGATTATTATTCTGCTCATCTGTTTGTAAGGAATGTTGGTATTATTAAAAACCTTGCAATTGGTGACTACACAGTCAATATGGGTCAGGGTTTGATGCAGTGGCAATCACTTGCATTCAGGAAAAGTGTTGAGATCACGAATATAAAACGGCAGGCTTCCATTCTTCGTCCATTCAATTCTACCAGCGAATATTTCTTTAACCGTGGAGTTGGTATTACTCTTGAAAAGAATCATTTTCAGTTAACGGGATTTGCTTCTTTCAGGAAAGTGAGTGGAAATATTTTTACTGATACGCTGAATGCTGAAGATTATTTTTCATCACTAATCACTTCAGGATTACACAGAACCAAAAATGAACAGGCTGACAGAAATGCTGTGCAGATGAATTCATTTGGCGGCAACTTCAGTTATAATGTAAATAACCTGCATGTTGGATTGAATGCTGTTCACTTTCAGTTCAACCCACCGTACAACAGGGATTCTCAGCCTTACAACAACTTCGCTTTCCGTGGAAAGAAGCTGTCCAATCTCAGTGTTGACTGGTCATACACCTGGCGAAACCTGCATTGGTTTGGCGAGGCAGCCAGTCATAACAGCAGTTACTATGCACTGATGAGTGGGTTGCTGATGGCTGTTGATCCAAAAATTGATCTGTCTGTTGTTTACAGGAATATTGAAACTGGCTACCAGTCCATTTTTGGAAATGCTTTTACTGAAGGCACGTTCCCGACAAATGAAAAAGGGTTATTTGCAGGGGCTTCCATCAAACCAAGTTCAAAATGGAAACTCGATGCTTATATGGACATTTATCGTTTTCCTTTTCTTAGGTACCGAGTGGATGCGCCATCAAATGGAGCCGATTATCTTGTTCAATTGACACATCGTCCCAACAAACAAATCGAAATCTATACCCGCTACCGGCAGGAAAGTAAAGCCTTGAATTATACTGCCGATGGAGAATTGAATACTGCTCTTGTATCTCCTGTATCACGGAAAAACTGGCGAACGCAGATACTATATAAGGTCAGTCCCACTGTTTCGCTCCGCTACCGACTGGATGCGATGTGGTATGACTTAAATGGTCCGCTGGAAAGCAGGGGGTTCCTTACCTTTTTTGACATTTTTTACAAGCCCGAACTAAAACCATTTGCCGGAAATATCCGGCTGCAATATTTTGAAACAGATAATTATGACAGCCGTATTTATGCCTACGAAAATGATGTTTTGTATGGATTTTCAATTCCGGCCTTTTCAGGAAAGGGGTATAAATATTACATGAATATTAATTATGATGTGTCGGAAAAAATCAGTTTTTGGTTTCGCTGGACGCAATTACTGTTCGCTGACAGAAGAATAGTTGGGTCTGGATTGGATGAAATAGCCGGAAACAGGCGTACAGAACTGAAAATGCAGATGATGTGGAGTTTTTAA
- a CDS encoding TonB-dependent receptor plug domain-containing protein: MRKIVLLLFGAVFASLFVMAQGKKISGKVTDGSGNPVPGASVLVKGTTKGTSTDATGSFELAISANARTLVISAVGFDNEEISIGSSTNFSVSLKASSGQEMSEVIVTGVAGATTRKKMTVSVTKVGAEQLQTVPASSAANALAGKVAGLKTSSVNGNPGQGADLLLRGDNALNISSAPLILVDGIIMSGSLADINIDDVESIEVVKGAAASALYGSRAGNGVISVITKRGKGIAANKPVITVRNEVGMQDLSHYLKTSESHYYALASDWQTAQGKYTKYAGVTYPANYIGAGFNPGIAGSRGIDTDGYMDNPFGVYRNPQAEFFRTGMNIVNFISVANRTEKNNVYLSFENNKQEGVVKLTDGYQRQNFRFNIDQNITPWLRFSASNLYINRTASTAGAASGLFYNIARMEKDVNLSGLNPDDQPYYLRINNFNAEVTNPLYQLYKAKGGF, translated from the coding sequence ATGAGAAAAATTGTATTGCTACTCTTCGGAGCAGTCTTTGCCTCGCTATTCGTAATGGCGCAGGGAAAAAAGATTTCCGGTAAAGTGACCGATGGTTCAGGAAACCCTGTCCCCGGAGCTTCTGTTTTAGTAAAAGGTACCACTAAAGGTACATCTACCGATGCTACGGGTAGTTTTGAACTAGCCATTTCTGCCAATGCCAGAACATTGGTCATTTCAGCGGTCGGATTCGACAATGAAGAAATCAGTATCGGTTCAAGTACAAATTTTTCAGTCAGTTTAAAGGCTTCTTCCGGACAGGAAATGTCTGAAGTAATTGTAACTGGTGTTGCAGGTGCAACAACAAGGAAGAAAATGACAGTATCTGTTACCAAAGTAGGTGCAGAACAATTACAGACTGTACCCGCATCTTCTGCTGCAAATGCGTTGGCTGGGAAAGTGGCCGGATTAAAAACATCTTCTGTAAACGGTAACCCCGGACAAGGGGCTGATTTATTGTTAAGAGGTGATAATGCCTTGAATATTAGTTCTGCCCCACTTATTCTTGTAGACGGTATTATTATGTCTGGTAGTCTTGCAGATATCAATATTGATGATGTAGAATCAATAGAAGTGGTTAAAGGTGCAGCCGCATCAGCCTTATATGGTTCAAGAGCTGGTAATGGTGTAATTTCTGTTATTACTAAAAGAGGTAAGGGAATTGCAGCCAATAAACCAGTAATCACAGTAAGAAATGAGGTTGGTATGCAGGATTTGTCACATTACCTGAAAACATCGGAATCTCATTACTATGCTTTAGCAAGCGATTGGCAAACAGCCCAGGGAAAATATACAAAGTATGCCGGTGTTACTTACCCGGCCAATTACATTGGTGCCGGTTTCAATCCTGGTATTGCGGGAAGCAGAGGTATTGATACAGATGGGTATATGGATAATCCGTTTGGTGTTTACCGTAACCCGCAAGCTGAGTTTTTCAGAACAGGGATGAATATTGTAAACTTTATATCTGTAGCAAATCGTACAGAAAAAAATAACGTTTACCTTTCTTTTGAAAACAATAAGCAGGAAGGTGTTGTAAAACTTACAGACGGTTATCAAAGACAAAACTTCAGATTTAATATCGATCAGAACATTACACCCTGGTTACGTTTCAGTGCTTCAAATTTATATATTAACAGAACCGCAAGTACGGCTGGTGCCGCAAGTGGCCTGTTTTATAACATTGCCAGAATGGAGAAGGATGTTAACCTGAGTGGGTTAAACCCGGATGACCAACCATATTATTTGCGTATTAACAATTTTAATGCAGAAGTTACCAACCCGTTATATCAGTTATATAAAGCAAAAGGTGGCTTCTAA
- a CDS encoding TonB-dependent receptor, with protein sequence MSASQFRISGIENFENFSSINDASSYIENEKAQNYFAILGMDWKEKILFDGMFRYDGSSLFGSQARWNPYYRASAAYRISEDFKIKGIDELKIRAAYGTAGIRPGFDWQYEVYDLSNGNAVASQKGNSLLKPSTTEEKEIGLNVDFLKKLSLEITYAESVTRDQFLNVPLIPFLNDGFNSQWQNAGTVKSNTLEFTFGATWLKNKNFSWKTNVVFSRVKQRITELPIAPYLAGGQDFNGDQNIFYIKEGELYGAIYGYKMVRTLDEMSTQLPAGKTIADYEVNSEGYVIPKGTQGKTTELPIKRLNADGSLWYGKIGNGNPDFVAGISNIFTYKNFQFYILLDWKQGGDVYNGKEQRLVFNYISAKQDMTNVPAAEKKAAAYWGAGMYDGNNANAYWVEDASYLKVREISLGYTVPAKTLSGIFNGFVKGINAKVVGRNLLTFTKYSGYDPEVGTIRFPVDGISANPIYRNIAFSLSFNF encoded by the coding sequence ATCAGTGCTTCTCAATTCAGAATTTCAGGTATTGAAAACTTTGAAAATTTTTCAAGCATCAACGATGCATCCTCTTACATTGAGAATGAAAAAGCTCAAAACTATTTTGCAATCTTAGGTATGGACTGGAAAGAGAAGATTCTTTTTGACGGTATGTTTCGTTACGATGGGTCTTCTTTATTTGGATCCCAGGCACGTTGGAACCCTTATTACAGAGCTTCAGCTGCTTATCGTATCTCTGAAGATTTTAAAATCAAAGGAATTGATGAATTGAAAATCAGAGCCGCATATGGTACAGCGGGTATTCGCCCTGGGTTTGATTGGCAGTATGAGGTATATGATTTGTCAAATGGCAATGCAGTAGCAAGTCAAAAAGGTAATTCATTGTTGAAACCTTCTACAACCGAAGAAAAAGAAATTGGTTTAAATGTCGATTTCTTGAAAAAATTGAGTTTAGAGATAACTTACGCAGAATCAGTAACAAGAGATCAGTTCTTGAATGTGCCTTTGATTCCTTTCCTGAACGATGGATTTAACAGTCAGTGGCAAAATGCCGGTACTGTAAAATCTAATACTCTTGAATTTACATTTGGAGCAACGTGGCTTAAGAACAAGAATTTTTCCTGGAAAACCAATGTGGTTTTCTCAAGAGTGAAACAACGGATCACAGAATTGCCAATTGCTCCTTATTTAGCTGGTGGTCAGGATTTCAATGGTGATCAGAACATATTCTATATTAAAGAAGGGGAGTTGTATGGAGCAATCTATGGGTATAAAATGGTACGTACATTAGACGAAATGTCTACCCAGCTTCCTGCAGGAAAGACAATTGCTGATTATGAAGTAAACAGCGAAGGGTATGTTATTCCAAAGGGAACACAGGGTAAAACTACAGAGTTGCCAATTAAGAGGTTGAATGCAGATGGTTCTTTATGGTATGGTAAAATAGGTAATGGTAATCCTGATTTTGTAGCAGGGATATCTAATATTTTTACTTACAAAAACTTTCAGTTTTATATATTACTGGATTGGAAACAAGGAGGTGATGTCTACAATGGTAAAGAACAACGTCTTGTATTTAACTACATCAGTGCAAAACAAGATATGACTAATGTTCCTGCAGCTGAGAAAAAAGCAGCTGCTTACTGGGGTGCCGGTATGTATGACGGTAATAATGCCAATGCTTATTGGGTTGAAGACGCCAGTTACTTAAAAGTTCGTGAAATTTCTTTAGGTTATACAGTGCCTGCTAAAACATTAAGCGGCATCTTTAATGGCTTTGTAAAAGGAATCAATGCAAAAGTTGTAGGTAGAAACTTGTTAACCTTTACTAAGTATTCCGGATATGATCCTGAGGTTGGTACAATCAGATTCCCTGTTGATGGCATTAGTGCTAATCCAATTTATCGGAATATTGCATTTTCACTTTCGTTTAATTTTTAA
- a CDS encoding RagB/SusD family nutrient uptake outer membrane protein gives MTAVAADHATCSWGNAGMRDMSWEPRNSAWNNAPSYTNGPSLKATYDKMYSAISTANKVIKAVDGGVDIGDNGSGNARSIAVARFIQGIAYGNLALLFDKAHVVDEVTSVDGVLETALTYKQVTTAAISYLDKAIIEANSTFTIPAS, from the coding sequence ATGACAGCTGTAGCGGCTGACCATGCAACATGTTCTTGGGGTAACGCAGGTATGAGAGATATGTCTTGGGAACCACGCAATTCCGCCTGGAATAACGCTCCCAGTTACACTAATGGACCATCTTTAAAAGCTACTTACGATAAAATGTACTCTGCTATTTCAACTGCTAATAAAGTAATAAAAGCAGTTGATGGGGGAGTTGACATCGGTGATAATGGTTCAGGGAATGCCAGATCTATTGCGGTTGCCCGTTTTATTCAGGGAATAGCTTATGGCAATCTTGCTTTATTATTCGATAAAGCTCATGTTGTAGATGAGGTCACTTCTGTGGATGGTGTTCTTGAAACGGCATTGACTTATAAGCAGGTTACTACTGCAGCAATTTCTTATCTTGACAAAGCAATTATCGAAGCTAATTCTACTTTTACAATCCCTGCAAGTTGA